In the genome of Bremerella sp. P1, the window ACGATTTCCAGAATGGGATTCATCCCTATTTCTATGCCGAGGGGCAAAAGAAGCCCAAACCGGATGAGTGGGGGAGCGTTGCCGCTTGGGCCTGGGGGCTGGGACGAGCGATGGATTACCTGGAACAAAACCCGGAGATTGCCTCGGACAAAGTGATCGTGATGGGGCATTCACGGCTCGGCAAGACATCCCTCTGGGCCGGTGCCACCGATCCTCGCTTTGCCGCCGTGATCTCGAATAACTCGGGCTGTGGCGGGGCAGCGCTTTCGCGAAGAAGATTTGGCGAGTCGGTCAAACGAATCAACACTTCGTTTCCGCATTGGTTCAACGATAACTTCACCAAGTACAACCACAATGAGGATGCTTGTCCGGTCGATCAGCACGAACTGATTGCCTTGATCGCACCACGTCCGTGCCTGGTTTGCAGTGCGGAAGAAGATCGTTGGGCCGATCCCCACGGCGAATTTCTTTCAGCCAAGTACGCAAGTCCCGTTTATGAGCTGTTGGCGGTCGAGGGGCTGAACGCCGAGGAAATGCCTGCCGTCGACGAGCCTGTACTCAGCCGTTTGGGCTACGTAATCCGGGCTGGTGGGCACGATGTTAAGCCAATCGATTGGCAGCGATACATGGAATTTGCCGACGCACACGTGCTAGGCAAGTAGCCGCCATCTGGCGGCACTTGGGGGGCATTTGGTAGAACGTATCTTCACCCATAACCGACGAAGGAGCCCCACGTGAAACTGATTGTCGCCGTGATCCAACCAACCAAGCTGGACAGTGTTCGCACGGCCCTATCTGAAATGGCCGTCGAGCGATTGACGGTCTTCGATGCCGAAGGGTACGGTCGACAGCGTGGCCAAACGGCGACCTTCCGTGGTATTGAGTACCAGACGAACCTGCTGCGGAAGGTGATCGTGGAGATTGCCGTGAACGACGACTTCCTGGACAAGACGCTCAGCATCATCGAGAACGTCGCACGCACCGGCCAGGAAGGTAACATCGGCGACGGGAAAATTCTCGTCCTGCCGATCGAGCAGGTCGTTCAAATTGGCGGCAAGGAAAAAGGCCCGTCGGCTGTCTAAACCAACTCACAGGTAATCCATTGATTCTTTATTTCACTGCGGACTTGATGTCGAACTCGCGCGTTTCGGGGCCTGCTCGGGCCAATGGGATTCCGCTGCGGGTGATTGCTTCCAAGGGCGGAATCCTCGAAACGATCGACGAGGACACCACGGCGCTGCTGGTCGACTTGAATCCTCCGGCACGTGACGCGATTAGTACCATTCAGGAAGCCAGGGCGGCCCATCCAGATCTACGGATCGTGGTGCACGGACCGCACGTTCAGGTCGATCTGTTGGGTCAGGCAAAAGAAGCTGGGGCCGAAGTACTTACCAACGGCCAGTTTCATCAGCAGGTCGATGCGATTCTCGCTAAGCTGGCCGAGCCAGCTTAGTTCGCGTCATCTTCGCTCGAGTCGCCATCGGGCTGGGATTCGTCCCCGCCCAGATCTTTGTTGAGCGCCGGCATGGCGAAGCGTGGCTGGTCTTCGTCCAGCACGATTTCGTCCATCTCTGCCTGGTCGACATCACGGCGAAGCAGAAGGTAAATCCCTGAGAATACGGCGAAAAAGTAGCCAAAGGTGTAGGCCGGTACCAGGTGTTCGACAACGCTGTACCAGAATCGCCAGATCGGACCGGCGAAATCATGGGTCAGAATTTTCTCGGTCTGCTCAAGGCCTTGGCCCCATTGAAGCCCTGTCGAAAGGGCGGCCAGCGAGGTTCCGACCAACAGGCTCATCGCAAAGTACCCCACCAAGCCGCCGAGTAAAGCCACCAATAGATACCACAGGTAGTGAAACGGTCGCTGGGTGACATAGGCATAACAGCGACTCAACGCGTCGAAGTGGTCGGAGCATTCCGTGCTGATGGCACCCCACATCAAGGGCCAGCCCAGGATCAAGGGAACCACGAGCATGCCGATCCCGATCGCCACCATCACGGCAATAAAGCCGAAGATACCGGTAACCACGGCGGCCCAAGGTCCCAGCCAGTTGACTAGGCCAAACAGCAGGAGGATCACCATCAGCATGGTGACCCCGATCATCGGGAAGATGGGGGACAGGAAGTAGCTGATAAACTTGCGAACCGAATGCCCTAGGGCCCCTTTGATTCCACAACGATCGTTGACCGAGAATTCCATCGCGGCGATTCGGGAAATCGCTCCACCGAAGATCGCGAACGTGGCGATGTACCACAGTGAATAAAACAGGAAGACCAGCAAGCCGCCAAAAGTTGGGGCCGGAAAGATCCTCTGGAAGGGGTTACCGCCGCGCAATGCGTCCTGGACAATTTCCAGGAAGTTGGTGGGAGAGGCCGCCAGGACAGGCCCGGCGCCGTCGTTGACCCAACTGCCGAAGAGATTCAAACCGATCCAATGACCGAGCGACAGCAGGCAAACACCCAGGTAGGCCAGCAGCAAAACGCGTAGATAGAACCCGATCAGGGTTGCCCGAAAGAGGATCAACCAGGGAAAACATTCGTGCCACGAAATGCCTCGTAGTAGACCGCGCTCCTCCGACATGCAGCTTTACTCCTCTGACCCTGCGGGAAATTTTGAGCCCGAATTATAGGCAGAGAAGGAAAGCTTTAAAACGTCACTCTGGCGAATCTTCGTCGTCGAATTGGCGATTCGCCTGCTCTTCGATGTGCTTTTCAATGTCGACGGGAAGCGCGTGCTCCTCGTCGAGCCATTGTCCCAGATCGATCTGACGACATCGTTCGCTGCAAAATGGCATCGCCGGAGTGTAGTCTGTCTCGAACAGGTGACCACACGTGGGACAGCGTAGAGAAGCCATGCAGGGCCTCCTTGCGTATTACGAGCTTAGTCCGAAGACGATTTGCCTTTCGACTCGCTCTTGGCCGGCTTGGACGATTCGCTGCTCTTCGAGCCCTTTTCGGCGCTCTTCTTGTACGAATCGCTGCGATAGTCCGTGATGTAAAACCCAGAACCCTTGAAGAGCAAGCCACCGCCGGTGCTGAAGAGCCGGCGCAACTTCTTCTTTTTGCACTCGGGGCACTTCGTCAGTGGATCGGCCGAGATCGACTGGAATTCCTCGAATTCATGTTCACAAGCGTCGCACTTGTATTCGTAGGTGGGCATTACAAGAGAATCTCCGGGGGTAGTGTTCAGCAGGAAGAAGGAGCACTTCGTTGTCTTGCTGAAAACCGAAAACTGAAAACTTGCTTACTCTAATAGTACTCTACTCGGCGAATTAGTCAGGGGCTTTTGACACAATCACCTGGCTGGCCCGGATGCAGCGGTCGAACAGCTTGTAGCCCGTCTGAGCCACTTGCAGCACGGTGCCTGGCTCGACATCGGCGCTGGGCTGCTGCAGGATCGCTTCATGGAAGTTCGGGTCAAACGGTTGGCCTTCGGCTTCGATCGGTTCGCAGCCGCGTTTCTTCATTGCTTCGAGAAGCTGCTTCTCGACCAGCTTGATTCCGTCGATGATGCCACCCGCTTGTTCCGACCCACCAGCCGACTGCAAAGCTCGCTGTAGGTTATCGACTACCGGCAGCAGGTCCGTCAGCAGTGGCGAGTTGGCGAACTTGAGTTCGTCATCGCGTTCACGACGTACGCGCTTGCGGTAGTTTTCCAGATCTGCCTGGGCCAGAAGGACTCGCTTCTCGGCGTCAACCAGATCTTGCTTCAGCTTCTCGACCTGATCGTCGGCACTACCAAAGAATTCGTCGGTGGACGCATTCTCTGCGGTGGCTTGCGACTGATCGGCATCAGTGTTGGGGTCCTGCGAGGGATCCTTTTCGGGATGTTCTGCAGACACGCGCTAAACTCCTTGATTAGCTCTTCTTCTTGGTCTCTTTTTCGTCGGTCGATGCGAACAGATAGTCTCGAATCGACTCGAGGAACGACTTCCGATGGGGACTGACGTTAGTGTGTTCGTATTCGGCCAGGTCGCGAAGCAGTTCTTCCTGCTTCGGATCCAGCTTTTTGGGGACTTCAATATACGTTTGCACGTACAAGTCGCCGGTGCCGCGGCCATGAGGATCTGGCATCCCCTTGCCACGCATCTTGAAAACTTCCGACGAACCGGAACCCGCCGGGACGCTCAGCATCGCTGGTCCGTTGAGTGTCGGAACTTCAATCTCGCTGCCCAGAACTGCCTGGGTGTACGTGATCGGCATCTTCAGGATCAGGTGATCCCCTTCGCGCTCGAACAGCTTGTGCTTGCGAATCGAGATGTGGCAGTAACAATCGCCCGGAGGGCCTCCGTCAGGGCTGGGTTGCCCTTCGCCAGCCAGCCGAACTCGCATGCCGTCGTCGACACCTGCCGGGATGGCGACGTCCATGCTGACGCGTTTGGTGGTAAAACCATTCCCACGGCAATCGCCGCAGGGATCGGTGATGATGGTCCCTTGGCCGCCGCACGAAGGGCAGGTCGTTTGCACACGCAAGATGCCTGCCTGCTGCACGACTTGGCCAGCACCGCCACAGCGGCTACATGTTTCTGGCTGCGAGCCTGGCTTGGCACCACTGCCACTGCATGTCTCACAGGCAACGCGACGATCGACTTGGATTTCGCGATCGACGCCGGTTGCCGCTTCCTCGAGATCGAGCGTGACTCGAACCTGGATGTCGGCCCCTTTGCGAACGCGTCGACGACCCCCTCGACCCCCGCCGCGGCCGAAGATGTCGCTGAATATCCCTCCGCCGAAAATATCGCCAAACGCTTCCATGATGTCTTCGACATCGTGGAAGTTTGCCCGCTGTCCACCTTCGACACCGGCATGGCCGTACTGATCGTAACGAGCCCGCTTTTCGGAATCGCTAAGAACTTCGTACGCCTCGGCCGCTTCCTTGAACCGAGAGACGGCTTCCTCGTCGCCCGGGTTCGAGTCGGGGTGGTATTTAATCGCCAGCTTGCGATAGGCCTTGGAAATCTCGCCGCTGGATGCGGATCGTTCGATTCCCAGGACTTCGTAGTAGTCGACTTTGGTAGCCATCGTGTCCTCACGTAGGCGGCGGTAGAAACAAAACGGGCTGGTCCCCGGAAGAGATTCAGCCCGTTGAATTTTTTCGTCTTAGGCAGCAAGGGCAAGGCCCATTGCTGCCGTTTTGGGTTGACGCAACGTCGGCTTAGCGAATAACGCCTTCGGCCGGACGCTTGCCATCGTCTTCCAGGTTGGTGACCAACGCTTCGGTCGTGAGCAGCAGACCGGAGATGCTCGCGGCGTTGCTCAGAGCGGTACGTACCACCTTGGCTGGATCGATCACGCCAGCTTTGACCATGTCGACGTAAGCACCTTCGTAGGCGTTGTAGCCGTAGTTGGTCGACTTCTGCTGAACTTCGTCGACAACCACGTTGCCGTCGATGCCGCAGTTGTCGGCGATTTGACGCATCGGAGCCGGCAGAGCCTTGAGGATGATGTCGACGCCGATCTTTTCGTCGCCGCGGGCCGAGGAACGGGCCTTCTCGACTGCTTCGATTGCACGAACCAGAGCGACACCACCACCTGGCAGAACGCCTTCTTCGACGGCCGCACGGGTAGCGTGCAGGGCGTCTTCGACGCGTGCCTTGGTCTGCTTCATTTCCGCTTCGGTTTCGGCACCGACCGAGATGACAGCCACACCACCGGAAAGCTTAGCCAGGCGTTCCTGGTACTTTTCACGATCGTATTCGCTGTCGGTTTCTTCGATCTGACGCTTCAGCTGAGCGATACGCGATTCGAGTTCCTTTTTGTCGCCACCACCTTCGACGATCGTCGTCTTGTCCTTGGTGATGTTGATCTTCTTGGCACGGCCCAATTGGTTCAGTTGAACCTTATCGAGCGTGATGCCCAGATCGTCGCTGATCACGGTACCACCGGTCAGAACGCCCATGTCGGCCAGCATCGCCTTACGACGATCGCCGAAACCAGGAGCCTTGACGGCGGCAATGTTCAGCACGCCACGCAGACGGTTGACGACCAATGCGGTCAGGGCTTCGCCTTCGATGTCTTCGGCGACGATCAACAGCGGCTTGCCAGTGTTGCCAACTTGTTCCAGAAGCGGAATCAGCTCACGCAGGTTGCTGATCTTCTTTTCGTGGAACAGGATGTAAGCGTCTTCCATCTCCACGTCCATTTCCGCTGGACGATTGATGAAGTAAGGCGAGATGTAACCCTTGTCGAACTGCATACCTTCGACGTATTCGACGGTCGTTTCTCGGCTCTTGCCTTCTTCGACGGTGATGACGCCGTCTTGACCGACGCGGTGCAAAGCGTCTGCGAGCAGTTCGCCGATAGCGCGGTCGTTATTGGCACTGATGGTACCGATGTTGGCGACGTCTTCCTTGCTGTTGACGGGCTTGGCCATCGAAAGCAGGAAGTCTTCAGCCGCAGCAACCGCCTTTTCAATACCACGACGAATCGCGGTTGGGTTGCTACCGGCTACGATGTTGCGAAGACCTTCCTTGAAGATCGCACGGGCCAGAACGGTGGCGGTAGTCGTACCGTCACCAGCCACGTCAGAAGTCTTGCTCGCGACTTCGTTGACGAGCTTAGCACCCATGTTCTCGAAGCGATCTTCGAGTTCGATTTCCTTGGCAACGGTCACGCCGTCTTTGGTTACCGTCGGGCCGCCGTACGACTTGTTGATGATCACGTTACGGCCGGTTGGGCCCATCGTGACGGCGACAGCGTCGGCCAGCTTGTCGATGCCCTTGAGCATCTTGGCTCGGGCATGATCCTCGAAAAGCAGTTGTTTTGCCACGCTAAGAATCCTTATGTGATAAAAACTGAATGCGGTTTAGGACAGATCGAAAGGCCGGGCTTAGTCGTTGACGACTTTGGCCAGGACTTCGGTCTCGCGAAGGATCTTGTACTCGACGTCATCGATTTCGATATCGCTGCCGCTGTACTTGCCGTAGATGACTTCGTCGCCAATGGCCACCGAAAGCTCTGCTCGGCTGCCGCTATCCAACAGCTTGCCAGGACCGACGGCCAGGACAGTGCCACGCTGTGGCTTTTCCTGAGCCGAGTCAGGCAGAACGATACCACCGGCGGTGGTTTCTTCTGCTTCCAGCGGCTGAACAACAATGCGGTCATCCAAAGTGCGAATCTTCAGACTCTTCGCCATGGGTGTTTATCCTTAAAACTTATTCAGGGGTATGTTTGATGTTTTGAAACGAATATTCGAAAGGTTCTGTGCAATTCAGGACTAAGCGTGAATTACATCATGCCGGGCATGCCCATGCCGCCCATTCCTGGCATGCCGCCCATGCCACCCATTCCTCCCATGCCGCCGTGGTCATGGTGATCGTGGTGATCGCCCCCTTCGTCTTCGCTTGGGATTTCGGTGATCAGCGAGTCCGTGGTCAGCAGCAACGCGGCAACACTGGCAGCGTTCTGCAGAGCGGTACGAACTACCTTGGCAGGATCGATGACGCCGGCGTCGACCAGGTCTTCGTAGTTGCCGGTATCGGCGTTGAAGCCTTCGGTGCCCTTCTTCTGCTGACGAACGCGGTTCACAACCACGCCACCGTCCAGACCGGCATTTTCAGCGATCGTACGCAGTGGGAATTCGAGAACCTTGGCGACGATGTCCGCACCCAGCTTTTCGTCACCTTCGACGGCCAGCTTCTTCAGAGCCTTTTGAGCTCGGAGCAGGGCGATACCACCGCCAGGAACGATGCCTTCTTGCAGAGCGGCTTGGGTAGCACTCTTGGCGTCGACCAACAGGTCCTTGCGTTCCTTCATTTCGGTTTCGGTGACGGCACCACAGTTGATCTGGGCAACACCACCGGCCAGCTTGGCCAGACGCTCTTGCAGCTTTTCGCGATCGTATTCGCTATCGGTAGCTTCGATTTCGCTGCGGATCTGAGCGGCACGACCTTCGATATCGGCCTTCTTGCCGCCACCACCAACGATGACGGTTTCGCCAGCGGTCAGCTTGACCTTCTTGGCGCGACCCAGGTTGGAAGTCTTGACACTTTCCAGTTCGATGCCCAGGTCCTTGAAGATGGCGGTTCCACCGGTCAGGGTGGCGATGTCGCCGAGCATGGCTTTACGACGATCGCCGTAGCCAGGAGCCTTAACGGCGGCAACGTTCAGGATGCCACGCATCTTGTTGACGACCAGCGTTGCCAAAGCTTCGCCTTCGACGTCTTCGGCGATGATCAGCAGCGGCTTGTTGGCCTTGCTGACAGCTTCCAGAAGCGGAACCAGCTTCTTGGCAGCCGAGATCTTTTCTTCAAACAGCAGGATATAGCAATCTTCCAGTTCAACTGCCTGCGAGTCTTCGTCGGTGACGAAGTGAGGCGAAAGGAAGCCGCGATCGAACTGCATACCTTCGACGAAGTCGACGGTCGTTTCGCTTCCGCGACCTTCTTCGACGGTGATGACGCCGTCTTTACCAACCTTCAGGAAGGCTTCGGCAAGCACCTTACCGATCGTCGGATCGTTGTTACCGGCGATGGTAGCGATCTGTTCGATCTGCTTCTTGCTCTTTTCGTCGATCTTGGTGGACGACTTCTGAACGGCTTCGCCGACTGCTTCGGAAGCTTTCAGAATTCCACGTTGCAGGGCCATGCCGTCCGCACCGGCGGCCAGCATCTTCAGACCTTCGCGGAAGATACCTTCAGCGAGAACGGTTGCGGTGGTGGTACCGTCACCAGCAACATCGTTCGTCTTGCTGGCGGCTTCCTTAACCAACTGACAGGCGAGGTTTTCGTAGACATCGTCCAGTTCGATGTCTTCGGCAACCGTCACGCCGTCCTTGGTGATCTTGGGGGAACCCCAGCCTTTGTCCAGCACGGCATTGCGACCACGCGGACCCAACGTGCTCTTCACGGCACGTGCCAGCTTTGTTACGCCGGCCAAAAGCGGCTGTCGCGCTTCATCTCCAAAGACCATCTGTTTTGCCACGTCTGGAATCCTCCTCTTGTGGGATGAACTGGTTTCAATCGGCCTGGCTCGTTGATGGGGTGTTCCCATGTCGTTGGGCGAGCACGCTTGGCCGGTTTATTCCATAACTTGGTGATTAACCGTTGATTTGTTTGCGTCAGAGGGAGGCTCCAAGTGCACCCTGAGTGCAGATTTTGGCAGACTCTCTCTGAGATCGGCTTATAGATGCAACTGCCGTGCCGAGAAGTGGGGAGGGGATCGCAAGTCACACAGCAGAAACGACTTGCGATTCATAGGACATTTAGAAATATCACAGCTAAGGACTGCCTTGCCAAATTGGCAGGGAGGTCAAACTTCGGCAGCCTGACCCAGCAGCGCGAAGACTCCTTCGGCCACTGCATGGCCCGATTGAGGGTTCTGCCCGGTCACGAGTCGATCTGAGGTGACCGCAAAGGGGGTGAATGGCTGTTCGGCTTTCTGGTAGTTGGCCCCGCGTTTAACCAGCTCTTCTTCGGTCAGGTACGGCACGTGGTCGGCCAATTGGGCCAGTTCCTCTTCCTCATTCGAGAATCCGGTGACCTCACGCTCTGACACGAGGTAGCTTCCGTCGGAAAGCTGAATGTTCAAAAGGCCGACCGCTCCGTGGCAGACCGAGGAAACGACTCCGCCGGCCTCGTAGATTTCACGGCTGATTGCCTGCAGGTATTTGTTACCGGGAAAGTCCCAGATCACTCCATGTCCGCCGGCGAAGTAGATGGCGGAGTAGTCGGCCGGATCGACGCTTGGGGCGGGCAGGGTGTTTCCCAGTCGATTCATGAACTTGTGGTCTTCGTAATATTCCCAATCGATCGGCAGGGCCATTTCTCCCAGGCTCATGGGATCAATTGGTGTGTAGCCACCCTGTGGGCTGACGAAATCGACCTGGCAGCCTGCTTTTTCGACCGTATCGACAAAATGGACCGCCTCACCCAGCCAAAGGCCTGTGGGACGATCCATTTCGGGGTATCTCGAAGTATTCGTCACGACGACGAGGATCTTCTTGCCGTTCATGATGGCACTCCTTGTTCGAGTGGAGAGAAGCTCAGAAGAGTGTGGCCCGGCTTCTCTTAATTTAGCAGATTTCGTCCGCCAAAAGTGACATCTTATTCCTGGGAGAAGTAGATGAGCATGGCAGGGGCTAGTAAGAACATCCAGCCTAAGATGCTGACGAGAAACGGCGGCGATTCCGTGTCCATATGGCCGCCACGTCCGAGATAGCCGGTAAAGCTTCCAAAAAACTCCGGAAACCAAATTAATGACAACGGAAACATCAGGAAGGCGGTCGCGTAGAGCAACTCAATCCCAACGCCACCGTTGGCAATCGCCATGGCAATCAAGTAGCCAAGTGCAACAACAACGCTTAGTAATTTGCTTATAGTTTCTGCCACTCTCTGGCCTATAGGGTTTTCGGATGGGGGCCAACGCCAGGCTAATCGCTCTAGGCTCGAATCTCTTGGAATATAAATCTTCGAGCAACTAGGTCATGACAGCCAACAACATCAGTAAGTTGCGCCCTCCATCCGAAACAACTACAACTACATGCCGGGGCGGAAGTCGTCGTCGTCCTGAACACTGTGCAGAAACTCGGCCAACAAAGTGGCAGCGTGGTCGATGTCTTCCAGCGAGATCGTTTCGACGGCACTGTGCATGTAACGGTTGGGAATGGCCACCAGGCCAGCGGCGACGCCGCCACGGGTGGTTTGAATGGCGTTGGAATCGTTCGGGGCTGCTTTGCCCAGGGCCGCGATCTGATAGGGGATCTGGTTTTCCTCGGCTACTTCGATCAGCCGCGAAACGACCTTGGGATTCATATTCGGTCCCCGATAGATGACCGGGCCGCGTCCCAGGTAGACTTCGCCACGTTCTCCCCGGTCGATCGTCGGGCAGTCCGTCGCGTGGGTCACATCGACGGCGATACCAATGTGCGGGTCGATCCCATAAGCGCTTGTTTTGGCACCCCGCAGGCCGATTTCTTCCTGAACAGTGGAAACCGCGTAAGCCGCACACTGCTTATCGCTGAACTTGCCGTAGCGTCGAGCCGCTTCGATCACGACCCACAGTCCGGTGGTATCGTCCATTTTGGGGCCGAATGCCAGGTCGTTCTGCATCATTTGCATGCCCAGTTGCAGAGTGACCGGGTCGCCCACTTGCACCAATGTCTTCGCTTCGGCCTGGTCCTTGGCCCCGATGTCGAGCCACAGGTCTTTGAGCTGAATGGCCGCTTTTCGTTCGGCATCGGTCAGCAAGTGGATTGGCTTACGGGAGATGACCGCCGGGATATCCCCATCTTTGGTCCAGATTGACATCTTCTGTCCGACCAATTGAACTGGATCCCAACCGCCGATCGTCTGGCACCGGATGAATCCCATTTCGTCGATTTGCGTGACCAGCAGACCGATTTGATCGCAGTGGCCCGCCATCATCACGCGGACGTTCCCACCTGAGTTGACCGAAGCAATGACGTTACCGTGGAAGTCCGTGTCGACCTTATCCGCGAATTCGGCGGAGTATTCCCGCACGATATCCTGTACCGGAGCTTCGTAGCCAGAGGGGCTCGGAGTGTTCAACATACGCTCTAAAAACTTTAGCGGCTCAGACTCCATACTCGAAACGGCTCCTCGATAACTGCGGAAATGTGAAACGTGATACGGCTGATATCTTTTATCATTGTGTAAAAGGCACGCGGCGCAGATAATGCCCTGCGCGTCAGCACACAGTAATGGCAGTCTAGGGGATAGGTGCGTTTGATGGAACCGATCGATCTAAAGGAATACGAGTGGAAAACGGTGATTCGTCCTATGCGCATCGAGGATTACGATGCGCTGGTCGAGATGCAGCGGGCCTGCTTCCCTGGCATGGCGCCCTGGTCGAAAGAGCACATCGAAAGCCAGCTGAAGATTTTCCCCCAGGGGCAAATCGTTATCGAGATCGACGGTCAGTTGGCGGCGTCCTCCAGCTGCTTGATTGTGCAAAACGAGCCCAACATGGCCTGGCACAACTTCAAGGCTGTCTCCGACAACGGCTATATCCGTAATCACAACCCTAAGGGGGACACGCTGTACGGGATCGAGATGATGGTTCATCCCGAGTTCCGCGGCCTCAAGCTTTCCCGCCGCATGTACGATGCCCGGAAGGAAATGTGCCGCGAGATGAACCTGGCCCGGATGATCATCGGCGGGCGTATTCCCGGCTATCACAAGGTGGCCGATAAGATGACCGCCCGCGAATATGTCGAACGGGTGGTCGCCAAGGCCGAGTTCGACCCCGTGCTGACCGCCCAGACGGCCAATGGCTTCGCCCTGCAAGGGCTGATTCCCAATTACCTGCCCAACGACAAGGCTTCGTGCGGGTACGCCACCTACTTGGAGTGGCTGAACCTCGACTACCGACCAGGGGCCAAGCGACGCTTCCATCACCTGGTCGAACCGATTCGCATCACGGTCGTTCAGTATGAAATGCGAGCGATTCGCAGTTTCGATGAGTTTGCCCAGCAGTGCGACTTCTTCCTCGACGTCGCCTCCGACTACAAGTCAGACTTCATCATGTTTCCGGAGTTGTTCACCACGCAGCTCTTGTCGTGCGTGGAACCGACCCGGCCAGGGCTGGCAGCCCGTCGACTGGCGGAGTTCACGACCGACTACCTCGAGTACTTCTCGGAGCGGGCGATCAAGTTCAACGTGAACGTGATCGGCGGTAGTCACTTCGTGTTGGAGAACGACACGCTGTACAACATTGCCTACCTGTTTGGTCGCGATGGCTCGATTGGTAAGCAGTACAAGATTCATATCACCCCCAGCGAGCGGAAGTGGTGGGGGATCGAGCCTGGGCATAAGGTCGAAGTCTTCGACACCGACTGCGGCAAGGTCGCTATTCAAATCTGTTACGACATCGAGTTCCCCGAGCTGACGCGAATCGCAGCCAACAAAGGGGCCGAGATGATCTTCGTGCCGTACAACACCGACACGCGTCACGGCTACCTCCGCGTGAAGACGTGTGCCCAGGCACGCTGCGTCGAGAACCAGGTTTACGTGGCAATCTCAGGCTGTACCGGTAACCTGCCGTTTGTCGAGAACGCCGATATCCACTACGCCCAGTCAGGCGTCTTTACCCCATGCGACGCCGAGTTTGCCCGTGATGGTATCGCCGCCGAGTGCAACCCGAACGTCGAAACGATCGTGATTCACGACGTCGACCTGGAACTGCTTCGGCGGCACCGGTTAGAAGGTTCGGTCCAGAACTGGAACGACCGCCGCAAGGACTTGTACAAAGTGCAGTACATGGAAGACGGCGAGCAGGGATACGTTTAGTTGCCTGAAGCAGTCGCTTAAGCCTTACTGCTTTGCCGCCGACGAAACGATCATTAGCTTGACCTTGTTGGCATACTCCAAGAGTTCCGGAGTCTCTGAGACAAGACTGACCGACCGAGGCACATCAGGAGTATTGAATGCCATCGCCATCGCTTCCGGCAAGTTCATGAATCGTCGGACGTTCATGAAATAGGGGCCTTCCCGATGATCGAGGGGGGGATTCCTTAAATGCAGGTTACCGATGGCGGGCTCGAAGATTGCCGCATAGATCGCCAGTGCTGCGAGGTTTCCTTCTGCTTTGACGGTGACGTTGTCGAGCGTTGTAGACTCAACGATTGCCTGGGCTGCACGGCGAATGTCCCAGACTCGCATCGCATCGATCGATTGTCCCAGCAATAAATAGCGACGACGCGTTTGAATCTCCGGCTTCGTTTCCTGCGTCCATTGGGTTGGGCCGATGCCGCGCGGGGCGAGAACATAGAAGTGCTGGCCGGGACCAGGATCC includes:
- a CDS encoding glucuronyl esterase domain-containing protein, which gives rise to MSSTLPAQQEKVIYDEAEIPKFTLPDPLVAEDGTKIDSAQAWNQQQRPYLMELFEREVYGKAPPAPEKIEYKVTESSDEALDGTARRRQVAIQLTDDPDGPVLNVLIYLPKTDKPVPTFMTLNFYGNASIHTDPAIQLPTSWLRNNKDKGVEDHHATEKLRGASKERWPVEMILEKGYGLATAYYGDIDPDFDDDFQNGIHPYFYAEGQKKPKPDEWGSVAAWAWGLGRAMDYLEQNPEIASDKVIVMGHSRLGKTSLWAGATDPRFAAVISNNSGCGGAALSRRRFGESVKRINTSFPHWFNDNFTKYNHNEDACPVDQHELIALIAPRPCLVCSAEEDRWADPHGEFLSAKYASPVYELLAVEGLNAEEMPAVDEPVLSRLGYVIRAGGHDVKPIDWQRYMEFADAHVLGK
- a CDS encoding P-II family nitrogen regulator; its protein translation is MKLIVAVIQPTKLDSVRTALSEMAVERLTVFDAEGYGRQRGQTATFRGIEYQTNLLRKVIVEIAVNDDFLDKTLSIIENVARTGQEGNIGDGKILVLPIEQVVQIGGKEKGPSAV
- the yacG gene encoding DNA gyrase inhibitor YacG, whose translation is MASLRCPTCGHLFETDYTPAMPFCSERCRQIDLGQWLDEEHALPVDIEKHIEEQANRQFDDEDSPE
- a CDS encoding FmdB family zinc ribbon protein, which gives rise to MPTYEYKCDACEHEFEEFQSISADPLTKCPECKKKKLRRLFSTGGGLLFKGSGFYITDYRSDSYKKSAEKGSKSSESSKPAKSESKGKSSSD
- the grpE gene encoding nucleotide exchange factor GrpE — protein: MSAEHPEKDPSQDPNTDADQSQATAENASTDEFFGSADDQVEKLKQDLVDAEKRVLLAQADLENYRKRVRRERDDELKFANSPLLTDLLPVVDNLQRALQSAGGSEQAGGIIDGIKLVEKQLLEAMKKRGCEPIEAEGQPFDPNFHEAILQQPSADVEPGTVLQVAQTGYKLFDRCIRASQVIVSKAPD
- the dnaJ gene encoding molecular chaperone DnaJ, which codes for MATKVDYYEVLGIERSASSGEISKAYRKLAIKYHPDSNPGDEEAVSRFKEAAEAYEVLSDSEKRARYDQYGHAGVEGGQRANFHDVEDIMEAFGDIFGGGIFSDIFGRGGGRGGRRRVRKGADIQVRVTLDLEEAATGVDREIQVDRRVACETCSGSGAKPGSQPETCSRCGGAGQVVQQAGILRVQTTCPSCGGQGTIITDPCGDCRGNGFTTKRVSMDVAIPAGVDDGMRVRLAGEGQPSPDGGPPGDCYCHISIRKHKLFEREGDHLILKMPITYTQAVLGSEIEVPTLNGPAMLSVPAGSGSSEVFKMRGKGMPDPHGRGTGDLYVQTYIEVPKKLDPKQEELLRDLAEYEHTNVSPHRKSFLESIRDYLFASTDEKETKKKS